Proteins from one Streptococcus mitis B6 genomic window:
- a CDS encoding DUF3290 family protein encodes MKFYSYDYVLSQISQQNGIMIGFGIVLLAITGFFAFKAYRDKKGTKFRELVMILALTLVAMLLVTISKYQTNQASNNQFQTSLHFIEVVSKDLGVDKSKVYVNTSAATDGALVKVGSDFYRAMNGSQPDKYLLEKLELHQTDAIELVEVNK; translated from the coding sequence ATGAAATTTTACTCATATGACTATGTGCTTAGCCAAATCAGTCAGCAAAATGGCATCATGATTGGCTTTGGGATTGTGCTCCTAGCTATCACAGGATTTTTTGCTTTTAAGGCTTATCGAGATAAAAAGGGAACTAAATTTCGGGAATTGGTCATGATTTTGGCCTTGACTTTGGTAGCCATGCTTTTGGTGACGATTTCAAAATACCAGACCAATCAAGCCTCAAACAACCAATTTCAAACCTCCCTTCATTTCATAGAGGTTGTTTCCAAAGACTTGGGAGTGGATAAATCAAAAGTTTATGTCAATACTTCAGCTGCCACTGATGGAGCGCTTGTCAAGGTAGGTTCAGATTTCTACCGTGCCATGAACGGGAGCCAACCAGACAAGTATCTTTTAGAGAAATTAGAATTGCATCAAACAGACGCTATTGAATTGGTGGAGGTAAACAAATGA
- a CDS encoding DUF421 domain-containing protein, translating into MTLNYMEILIKLALGLFSLVFVINVTGKGNLAPNSATDQIQNYVLGGIIGGVIYNSSISILQYAVILMMWTILVLTLKWINNNVRFVKRLIDGKPTLLIKNGKIDPEACRSVGLSASDVALKLRSQGIFQMKQVKRAVQEQNGQLIVVQMGDENPKYPVVTDGVIQVDVLESIGRSEEWLLDNLNKQGHDNVANIFIAEYDKGAVTVVTYE; encoded by the coding sequence ATGACACTCAACTATATGGAAATTTTAATCAAACTGGCCTTGGGTCTTTTCTCGCTGGTTTTTGTTATCAATGTGACAGGAAAAGGAAACCTAGCACCTAACTCTGCGACAGACCAAATTCAGAACTATGTTCTCGGTGGTATCATCGGTGGGGTAATTTACAATAGTTCAATCAGTATTCTGCAATACGCAGTGATTTTGATGATGTGGACGATTTTGGTCTTGACCCTCAAATGGATTAACAACAATGTTCGTTTTGTCAAACGCTTGATTGATGGGAAACCAACTCTCCTCATCAAAAATGGGAAGATTGACCCAGAAGCCTGTCGTTCAGTTGGCTTGTCTGCATCGGATGTAGCCCTCAAACTTCGTAGCCAAGGAATTTTCCAGATGAAACAGGTTAAACGAGCTGTGCAGGAGCAAAATGGCCAACTCATCGTGGTCCAAATGGGAGATGAAAATCCTAAGTATCCAGTTGTGACTGACGGTGTGATTCAAGTTGATGTTTTGGAATCGATTGGTCGTAGCGAAGAGTGGTTGCTTGATAACCTCAACAAGCAAGGACATGACAATGTAGCCAATATCTTTATCGCTGAGTATGACAAGGGTGCCGTCACAGTCGTAACCTATGAATAA
- a CDS encoding ABC transporter ATP-binding protein encodes MSIIQKLWWFFKLEKRRYLVGIVALVLVSVLNLIPPMVMGRVIDAITSGQLTQQDLLLDLFYLLLAAFGMYYLRYVWRMYILGTSYRLGQIMRSRLFEHFTKMSPAFYQTYRTGDLMAHATNDINALTRLAGGGVMSAVDASITALVTLLTMLFSISWQMTLVAILPLPFMAYATSRLGRKTHKAFGESQAAFSELNNKVQESVSGIKVTKSFGYQADELESFQAVNELTFKKNLKTMKYDSLFDPMVLLFVGSSYVLTLLVGSLMVQEGQITVGNLVTFISYLDMLVWPLMAIGFLFNITQRGKVSYQRIEELLSQESPVQDPEFPLDGIENGRLEYAIDSFAFENEETLTNVHFSLEKGQTLGLVGQTGSGKTSLIKLLLREYDVDKGAIYLNGHDIRDYRLTDLRSLMGYVPQDQFLFATSILDNIRFGNPNLPLSAVEEATKLAQVYQDIVDMPQGFDTLIGEKGVSLSGGQKQRLAMSRAMILDPDILILDDSLSAVDAKTEYAIIDNLKETRKDKTTIITAHRLSAVVHADLILVLQNGQIIERGRHEDLLALDGWYAQTYQSQQLEMKGEEDAE; translated from the coding sequence ATGTCCATTATTCAAAAACTTTGGTGGTTTTTCAAGTTAGAAAAACGCCGTTATCTAGTCGGAATTGTGGCCCTGGTCTTGGTTTCCGTCCTCAATCTCATTCCACCTATGGTCATGGGGCGGGTGATTGATGCTATCACATCGGGGCAATTAACCCAGCAGGACCTCCTTCTTGACCTATTTTATTTGCTACTTGCAGCCTTTGGGATGTATTATCTGCGCTATGTTTGGCGCATGTATATCCTCGGGACTTCCTACCGTTTGGGGCAGATTATGCGTTCTCGCTTGTTTGAGCATTTCACAAAAATGTCTCCAGCCTTTTATCAGACCTATCGGACAGGGGACCTGATGGCGCATGCCACCAACGATATCAATGCCTTAACTCGTCTGGCGGGTGGAGGAGTCATGTCTGCGGTGGATGCTTCAATCACAGCTTTAGTGACCTTGCTAACCATGCTTTTTAGCATCTCATGGCAAATGACCTTAGTTGCCATTTTACCCTTACCTTTCATGGCTTATGCGACCAGTCGTTTAGGGAGAAAGACTCATAAGGCTTTTGGTGAATCTCAAGCTGCCTTTTCTGAACTCAATAACAAGGTTCAGGAGTCTGTATCAGGTATTAAAGTGACCAAGTCTTTCGGTTATCAGGCGGATGAGCTTGAGTCCTTTCAGGCAGTCAATGAATTGACCTTCAAAAAGAATCTCAAAACCATGAAATACGATAGTCTCTTTGACCCCATGGTTCTCTTATTTGTTGGTTCATCCTATGTGTTAACCCTCTTAGTCGGCTCCTTGATGGTTCAGGAAGGACAGATTACGGTTGGAAATCTGGTCACCTTTATCAGCTACTTGGATATGCTGGTTTGGCCTCTTATGGCTATTGGTTTCCTCTTTAATATCACTCAGCGAGGGAAGGTTTCCTATCAGCGGATTGAGGAACTTTTGTCTCAGGAATCACCTGTACAAGACCCAGAGTTTCCTTTAGATGGCATTGAAAATGGACGTTTGGAATATGCCATTGATAGCTTTGCCTTTGAAAATGAGGAAACACTGACCAATGTTCACTTTAGTTTGGAAAAAGGGCAAACTCTGGGATTGGTCGGACAGACAGGCTCTGGAAAAACGTCCTTGATCAAGCTTCTCTTGCGTGAATACGATGTGGATAAGGGAGCCATTTACCTAAACGGTCATGATATTCGGGATTATCGTCTGACGGACCTTCGCAGTCTCATGGGCTATGTTCCTCAGGACCAGTTCCTCTTTGCGACTTCGATTTTAGATAATATCCGCTTTGGCAATCCTAACTTGCCCCTTTCAGCGGTCGAGGAAGCGACTAAGCTAGCTCAAGTTTATCAAGACATTGTAGACATGCCTCAAGGATTTGATACACTGATTGGTGAAAAGGGAGTCAGTCTTTCTGGAGGTCAAAAGCAGCGTCTGGCCATGAGTCGAGCTATGATTTTAGACCCTGATATCTTGATTTTAGATGATTCTTTGTCCGCCGTGGATGCCAAGACAGAGTATGCGATTATCGACAACCTCAAGGAGACGCGAAAGGACAAGACAACCATTATTACGGCTCATCGCCTCAGTGCAGTTGTCCATGCAGATTTGATTTTAGTCCTGCAAAATGGGCAAATCATCGAACGAGGCAGACACGAAGACTTGCTAGCTTTGGATGGCTGGTATGCCCAAACCTACCAGTCTCAGCAGCTGGAAATGAAGGGAGAAGAAGATGCAGAATAA
- a CDS encoding ABC transporter ATP-binding protein encodes MQNKKEQWTVLKRLMSYLKPYGLLTFLALSFLLATTIIKSVIPLVASHFIDQYLSNLNQLAVTVLLAYYGLYILQTLVQYVGNLLFARVSYSIVRDIRRDAFANMEKLGMSYFDKMPAGSIVSRLTNDTETISDMFSGILSSFISAVFIFLTTLYTMLVLDFRLTALVLLFLPLIFLLVNLYRKKSVKIIEKTRSLLSDINSKLAENIEGIRIIQAFNQEKRLQSEFDEINQEHLVYANRSVALDALFLRPAMSLLKLLGYAVLMAYFGYRGLYLGITAGTMYAFIQYINRLFDPLIEVTQNFSTLQTSMVSAGRVFALIDEKTYEPLQKDGEAKIQEGNIRFEHVCFSYDGKHQILDDISFSVNKGETIAFVGHTGSGKSSIINVLMRFYEFQSGRVLLDDVDIRNYSQEELRKNIGLVLQDPFLYHGTIKSNIAMYQEISDEQVKDAASFVDADSFIQDLPQGYDAPVSERGSSFSTGQRQLLAFARTVASQPKILILDEATANIDSETESLVQASLAKMRQGRTTIAIAHRLSTIQDANCIYVLDKGRIIESGTHEELLALGGTYHKMYSLQAGAMS; translated from the coding sequence ATGCAGAATAAGAAAGAACAATGGACTGTATTGAAGCGCTTGATGTCTTATCTCAAACCTTATGGACTCCTTACCTTTTTGGCACTTAGTTTTCTACTAGCGACGACGATCATTAAAAGTGTCATTCCCCTTGTGGCCTCCCACTTTATCGACCAGTATCTCAGCAATCTCAACCAACTCGCTGTGACCGTTTTGCTGGCCTACTATGGCCTTTATATCCTACAAACTCTGGTCCAGTATGTCGGCAATCTTCTCTTTGCGCGCGTGTCTTACAGTATTGTTAGGGATATTCGTCGGGATGCCTTTGCCAATATGGAAAAGCTGGGCATGTCTTATTTTGACAAGATGCCAGCAGGCTCTATCGTCTCTCGTTTGACAAATGACACCGAGACTATCAGTGATATGTTTTCGGGGATTTTATCCAGCTTTATTTCAGCAGTTTTCATCTTTCTGACAACCCTTTATACCATGTTAGTGTTGGATTTCCGTTTGACTGCTTTAGTCTTGCTCTTTCTCCCCTTGATTTTCCTTTTGGTCAATCTCTATCGAAAAAAATCTGTCAAGATTATCGAGAAAACCAGAAGTCTTTTGTCAGATATCAATAGCAAGCTGGCTGAAAACATCGAGGGAATCAGAATAATCCAGGCCTTTAATCAAGAGAAGCGCCTACAGTCAGAGTTTGATGAAATCAACCAAGAACACTTGGTCTATGCCAACCGTTCTGTAGCCTTGGATGCCCTCTTTTTGCGGCCTGCCATGAGTTTACTGAAACTTCTAGGATATGCAGTTTTGATGGCCTATTTTGGCTATCGTGGACTTTATCTGGGAATAACAGCAGGAACCATGTATGCCTTTATCCAGTATATCAATCGTCTATTTGATCCTCTGATTGAAGTGACGCAAAACTTTTCGACCCTTCAAACTTCCATGGTGTCTGCAGGTCGTGTCTTTGCCTTGATTGACGAGAAGACCTATGAGCCTCTTCAAAAAGATGGGGAAGCCAAAATCCAAGAAGGCAATATCCGTTTTGAACATGTGTGTTTCTCATATGACGGGAAACATCAGATTCTGGATGATATTTCCTTCTCCGTTAATAAGGGTGAAACCATTGCCTTTGTGGGTCATACAGGTTCAGGGAAATCTTCGATTATCAATGTCCTTATGCGCTTTTATGAATTTCAATCAGGGAGAGTTCTCTTGGATGATGTGGATATCAGGAACTACAGTCAGGAAGAGTTGAGAAAAAACATCGGTCTGGTCTTGCAGGATCCCTTCCTCTATCATGGAACCATCAAGTCCAATATCGCCATGTACCAAGAAATCAGTGATGAGCAGGTAAAGGACGCAGCTTCTTTTGTCGATGCAGATTCCTTTATTCAGGATCTTCCTCAGGGATATGACGCCCCTGTTTCTGAGCGTGGTTCGAGCTTTTCTACTGGTCAGCGTCAACTTCTTGCCTTTGCCAGAACAGTCGCCAGCCAGCCTAAAATCCTGATTTTGGATGAAGCGACAGCCAATATTGACTCTGAAACAGAAAGTCTGGTTCAAGCTTCTCTGGCTAAGATGAGACAGGGGCGGACAACCATTGCCATCGCTCACCGCCTTTCGACCATCCAAGACGCCAACTGTATCTATGTTTTGGACAAGGGGCGCATTATCGAGAGTGGAACCCATGAGGAACTCTTGGCTCTGGGAGGAACCTATCACAAAATGTATAGCTTGCAGGCAGGTGCCATGTCTTAA
- a CDS encoding sugar transferase has translation MLKWEDLPVEMKSSEVESYYQLVSKRKGSLIFKRCLDWALALVLLILTSPVFLILSIWIKLDSKGPVIYKQERVTQYNRPFKIWKFRTMVTDADKKGSLVTSANDSRITKVGNFIRRVRLDELPQLVNVLKGEMSFVGTRPEVPRYTEQYSPEMMATLLLPAGITSPASINYKDEDTIISQMTEKGLSVDQAYVEHVLPEKMRYNLAYLREFSFLGDIKIMFQTVFEVLK, from the coding sequence ATGCTGAAATGGGAAGACTTGCCCGTGGAAATGAAATCAAGCGAGGTTGAGTCTTACTACCAGCTTGTCTCTAAAAGGAAGGGTTCGCTGATTTTCAAGCGTTGTTTGGATTGGGCTTTGGCCTTGGTCTTGCTAATTTTGACTTCACCAGTTTTTCTCATCTTGAGTATTTGGATCAAGTTGGATAGCAAGGGGCCAGTGATTTACAAGCAAGAGCGCGTGACCCAGTACAATCGACCTTTCAAGATTTGGAAGTTCCGTACCATGGTGACGGATGCAGACAAAAAAGGAAGTTTGGTGACTTCTGCTAACGATAGTCGCATTACCAAGGTTGGCAATTTCATCCGCCGTGTGCGTTTGGACGAACTGCCTCAGCTGGTCAATGTCCTTAAAGGCGAAATGTCCTTTGTTGGTACACGGCCTGAAGTGCCACGCTACACAGAGCAGTATAGCCCTGAAATGATGGCAACTTTGCTTTTACCAGCAGGGATTACCTCTCCAGCCAGCATCAACTACAAGGATGAGGACACCATTATTAGTCAAATGACGGAGAAAGGTTTGTCGGTTGACCAGGCCTATGTGGAGCATGTTCTTCCTGAAAAGATGCGCTATAACCTTGCCTATCTCCGAGAGTTTAGTTTCCTTGGAGACATCAAAATCATGTTTCAAACCGTGTTTGAAGTGCTAAAATAA
- a CDS encoding DegT/DnrJ/EryC1/StrS family aminotransferase, producing MPNYNIPFSPPDITEAEIAEVADTLRSGWITTGPKTKELERRLSQYTQTPKTVCLNSATAALELILRVLEVGPGDEVIVPAMTYTASCSVITHVGATPVMVDIQADTFEMDYDLLEQAITEKTKVIIPVELAGIVCDYDRLFQVVEKKRDLFTAASKWQKAFNRIVIVSDSAHALGSTYKGQPAGSIADFTSFSFHAVKNFTTAEGGSATWKANPAIDDEEMYKEFQILSLHGQTKDALAKMQLGSWEYDIVTPAYKCNMTDIMASLGLVQLDRYPGLLERRKEIVDRYDRGFAGSRIHPLAHKTETVESSRHLYITHVEGASLEERNLIIQELAKAGIASNVHYKPLPLLTAYKNLGFDMANYPKAYAFFENEITLPLHTKLSDEEVDYIIETFKTVSEKVLTLSKKS from the coding sequence ATGCCAAATTACAATATTCCATTTTCACCACCCGATATTACGGAAGCAGAAATTGCTGAAGTAGCGGATACCCTGCGTTCTGGTTGGATCACAACAGGTCCTAAGACAAAAGAACTAGAGCGTCGCTTGTCTCAATATACACAGACGCCTAAGACTGTCTGCCTCAACTCTGCGACTGCTGCTCTTGAGTTGATTTTGCGTGTCTTAGAAGTTGGTCCTGGTGACGAAGTCATCGTTCCAGCTATGACCTATACAGCTTCATGTAGTGTTATCACTCACGTGGGAGCAACCCCTGTCATGGTGGATATCCAAGCAGATACTTTTGAGATGGACTATGACCTGCTGGAGCAAGCCATTACTGAAAAGACTAAGGTGATTATTCCGGTTGAGCTTGCGGGGATTGTGTGCGACTATGACCGTTTGTTCCAAGTTGTGGAGAAGAAACGTGATCTCTTTACTGCTGCAAGCAAGTGGCAAAAAGCCTTTAACCGTATTGTGATTGTCTCTGATAGTGCCCATGCTTTGGGATCTACTTATAAAGGGCAACCTGCTGGATCAATCGCCGACTTTACTTCCTTCTCATTCCATGCCGTTAAGAACTTTACAACTGCTGAGGGAGGAAGTGCGACTTGGAAAGCCAATCCAGCGATTGATGACGAAGAAATGTACAAGGAATTTCAAATTCTTTCCCTTCACGGTCAAACTAAGGATGCTCTTGCTAAGATGCAACTAGGCTCATGGGAATACGATATCGTCACACCAGCCTACAAGTGCAATATGACCGATATCATGGCGTCACTTGGTTTGGTACAATTGGACCGTTACCCTGGTTTGCTAGAACGTCGTAAGGAGATCGTGGACCGCTATGATCGTGGTTTTGCAGGTTCTCGCATCCATCCTTTGGCACACAAGACTGAAACTGTCGAATCTTCACGCCACCTCTACATTACCCATGTAGAAGGAGCAAGTTTAGAAGAACGCAACCTCATCATCCAAGAATTGGCTAAAGCTGGAATTGCAAGTAATGTCCACTACAAACCACTTCCTCTTTTGACAGCCTATAAGAACCTTGGCTTTGATATGGCGAATTATCCTAAGGCTTATGCCTTCTTTGAAAATGAAATTACCCTTCCTCTTCATACTAAACTAAGCGATGAAGAAGTAGACTATATCATTGAGACTTTCAAAACAGTTTCTGAAAAAGTGCTAACTTTATCAAAAAAATCGTAA